A segment of the Chitinophagaceae bacterium genome:
ATTTAATAGTACAGCTCTCCTGTCATCATCAACCGGATTAATACTTTTCACAAAGCGATTCGCTCTTCTGCCGAATGGAGAAAAGTCATTAAAATCTAATTTTCTGGTAAAATCTCCCCACACTTCTACAAACGGGCTGTGTCTTAAGCCGCCCGGAAAAACAATATCTTCATACAAATCAAAAATACTGTTTCTGCAAAAAGCTGCTTTTAGAGCCGGATGATTATTTGTCAATAATAGCTCTGCTGTAGTTCCGGGATAGGATACTCCCATAGTGCCGACCTTTCCATTTGACCAATGCTGCTGAGCAATCCAATCAATAACATAATATCCATCTTTAACTTCTTCTTTACTGAATTCCATTTTTCTATAACCAAAAGAAGCTCCGGAGCCTCTGGTATCAACATTCATAAAGGCATATCCATTTCGTATAAAAAAATCTATTTCATCCTTCAAACCGGGTTGCACAAAAGGATTAATAATCCAACGAAAAGGCCATTTTAATTGAATTGATCGGGTGTATCTGGTATAATGTAAGATTAATGGAATTTTTTCTCCCTCTTTTAGATTTTTCGGTAAATATAAATCCACCGCTAACAAAACGCTGTCAGGCATAGGCAGATAAAATGATTGGAATGTAGATCGCTTATATAATTGCTCGTTAGGACTTTCATATACTCCGGGTGTATTTTGATTATTCAAAGCTTTTGCAGGCAAAAGAAAAACAAAACAGCAAAATGCTATAATTCCGAATGCTTTCATTTAAAAGTGCATTAAATTTTAGATTATTAACGCAAATATAGCTTTTCAAATAAAAACATTCATTGATTTTTTTCGGGAGTATGTTTTAATTCTGAAAAAGCTGTTTTGAGAATAATTCTTTTCAGTTAAAGTGTAACCTTTTTCCGAAATAAGCGTATGAAAACATAATTAAATAAAATTTTATGACAAATTTATACTCAACCCGCTTTTCATTCCTTACTCTTTTTGCTTTTGTGCTTTTTACTATGAGTTCTTGTGATAAGGACAATTATTGGGACGAAAACAATGTAGGCATTGGTAACGGAGGCGTTATTATGGCAAGTCCTTTTTATGCAGAAGCCAGTATTGACGGTAAGAAAAGAGAATTTAAAGACGGGCAGGACGGGTATAGAAATACTTTTGGCAGCAAAGGTGTAAGCCTTGACGGATTTGGTACTTTTTTAGAAAAGCAAAAAGTTGCATTTGACGGAAGCCAGAATATAACAGTATATTTTATGGAGCGCTTTTTAGATGAGCCTTCAAATGAGGATATAAAAAACATGTTTAGAAAAGGGAAATATAACTTTGGAAACAGCAATGCCGGTTCTTCCGGAGTTGAAATTGAATATAAAGACGCAAGCGGAACAGTTTGGTCAACCTCTAATGGATCAGGCATGCAAGCCGGAAGTTCATTTGAAGTAATTAATCATTACTCTAATCACTTTGATACTTATACCCCCTATATTACTGAAGCTGTTTTTAGCTGTAAGCTATATGATGACAATGGCAACGTCATGGAATTAAACAACGGAAGAGTTGTAGCCAGAACAGTAGTTACTCACTAATTTAGTTTTTAAAGCAATATTTATTCTAAAGTATCTTTACTTAAGAAGTTATGTAATCTCATAAATTCGAAATATATTTGCTTTAATTAAATAAATGACAATGAGTATAAAAATAAAATTATCCTGTTTAGCACTAAGTTTTGCCATATTAGTAAGTTTAGAGGCTTATGCCGGAAATAGCGGCAATACTTCCCCTCAAGGTATGCCAACTTTGGGAGAAGTAAGTTCAAATTTTGATGATGCTAAAGATATTAAAGGCATTCTTATAGATGCCAAATACGGCGTTCCCGTTATATCTTCAGCAGATGGAATTATTAGAATGTCCGGTGAGGATGACAGATACGGAACTTATGTTTCTGTTTATCACCAAAACGGTTATATGACTTACTATTTGTTTTTGCAAGATGTGAAAGTTAACAATGGTGACCGGGTAAAAAGAGGAGAAACCATTGGCTATACCGGTAAAAGAAATGATGGAAAGTATGGTATTGTGTATAAAGTATCCGAAAACGGTACATTTATCAACCCTGTTCCATTTATACAAAATATAGAAGAGAATTAATTAAAACTCATTTTTAGTTTAAAAGCCCTGTTTTTCAGGGCTTTTTTTGTTTTATCCACACTTACCCTCCGGGTTTTTATAAAAACCTCAAAATTAAGAGCATTTTTTGTATACTAAAAGATACATTTTCGTTAGCACAAGTAGAATAAATAGCATTTCTTATGCTAAAACATTTATTACCTTTGCATTTGAAGTTGCCATCATTTAAAATAAAGCAATGTGACAACTACCAATAATATCTTTTTTATACTTAAAACAATTTCTTATGAAAAATATGACATTTATCTTTGCCTTCATCTTTATTAGCATTTTTGTATTTGAAGATGTCTTTAGCCAAACTCGTGCTGAAAGAAGAGAGGAAAGACGTGCTGAAAGAGAAGAAAGACGAGAATGGAGAAAGCAGGCTCGTGAATACAGAAGGAATCCATTAGAGTTTAGAGATAAAATTGAAGGTTATCAGGAACAAATCTCTGAGCAATCAAGCAACATCCAAAATCTTGAGCAGGAGCTTAATCAAAAAGAAGCTATGGTGGATAGTATTAAAACCGAAACTCAGCGAATAAAGCAAGAAACAATTGATCCTAATTTATTCCCTGAAGGCTTGAGTTTTCAAATTCAAATAGGTGCTTTTGAAAAATTCAATATAGATCATTATTTCAATGGTGCTATTTTTGTAAAACCGGAGCATGAGGGTAATTATAATAAATATGTGATTGGATATTTTACCGCACTACCTGAAGCTGAAAACTTTAGAAAAGATATGCGTAAAATGGGTATTAGAGATGCCTGGA
Coding sequences within it:
- a CDS encoding M23 family metallopeptidase, producing MTMSIKIKLSCLALSFAILVSLEAYAGNSGNTSPQGMPTLGEVSSNFDDAKDIKGILIDAKYGVPVISSADGIIRMSGEDDRYGTYVSVYHQNGYMTYYLFLQDVKVNNGDRVKRGETIGYTGKRNDGKYGIVYKVSENGTFINPVPFIQNIEEN